One uncultured Fibrobacter sp. genomic region harbors:
- a CDS encoding SO_0444 family Cu/Zn efflux transporter: MPAVLEILEKFVWQFITLFSEMAPFLLLGFLLAGILHVWVPNHLYVPKISKPNFKSVLWSALFGVPLPICSCGVIPTSIALRKEGASKGASVSFLISTPATGVDSILATYSLLGGPFAILRPVAAFVTAMIGGVFTNLATKGETDDKVVEHGRGDEHHHEHHHEHEHCGCESEHCEGEHCSCGHDDHDEQEKKSFAQKVKETFEYGFVNMIGDVSKWLIIGLLLGALIAAFVPDDFFLFLHEYPLLCMLVVLVLAMPMYTCATGSIPLALALVEKGVTPGAALVLLMAGPATSIASMLVVGKAFGKRTLVAYLVSIAFGAMFFGFIVDTFLMDTFLASMLPHGSAECHGHGALGVFDYICAALFAALIIYAKFAHKGCGCGHCGCGCGDHDCCCDGPSAGSGTCDCCEGEDHCECEEHHHHEHGKDGELAEPPCKCGHHEHHHHDEHVVETYRVNGMNCSHCKACVEKAVRALDGVISAEADVSKKELRVVWHDEDDINETALKKAVDEAGFEFGGEV; the protein is encoded by the coding sequence ATGCCTGCGGTTTTAGAAATTCTGGAAAAGTTTGTTTGGCAATTCATTACGCTGTTTTCGGAGATGGCGCCGTTCCTGCTGCTCGGCTTTTTGCTTGCCGGCATTTTGCATGTGTGGGTACCGAACCACTTGTATGTACCTAAAATTTCGAAGCCGAACTTTAAGTCGGTGCTTTGGTCGGCGTTGTTTGGGGTACCGCTCCCGATTTGCAGCTGTGGCGTGATTCCGACGTCGATTGCACTCCGTAAAGAAGGGGCGAGCAAGGGCGCGAGCGTGAGCTTCTTGATTTCGACGCCTGCGACAGGTGTGGATTCTATTTTGGCGACATATTCTCTGCTCGGTGGACCCTTTGCGATTTTGCGCCCGGTAGCCGCTTTTGTGACGGCGATGATTGGCGGTGTGTTTACGAATCTGGCGACGAAGGGGGAAACGGACGATAAGGTCGTTGAGCATGGTCGAGGCGACGAGCATCACCACGAACATCATCATGAGCATGAACATTGCGGCTGCGAAAGCGAACATTGTGAAGGCGAACATTGTTCCTGCGGCCATGATGACCACGATGAACAGGAAAAAAAGTCTTTTGCGCAAAAGGTGAAAGAAACCTTTGAATATGGCTTTGTGAACATGATTGGCGATGTGAGCAAGTGGCTGATTATAGGTCTTTTGCTGGGCGCCTTGATTGCCGCCTTTGTCCCGGATGATTTCTTTTTGTTCCTGCACGAATACCCGCTGCTTTGCATGTTGGTGGTGCTGGTGCTTGCTATGCCCATGTACACTTGCGCAACGGGCTCTATTCCGCTGGCTTTGGCTCTTGTTGAAAAAGGCGTTACGCCGGGTGCGGCTCTGGTGCTGTTGATGGCGGGCCCTGCAACGAGTATCGCTAGCATGCTGGTGGTGGGCAAGGCCTTTGGCAAGCGTACTCTCGTGGCTTACCTTGTTTCGATTGCTTTCGGTGCGATGTTCTTTGGCTTTATTGTCGACACGTTCCTGATGGATACGTTCCTTGCATCGATGCTTCCGCATGGTTCTGCAGAATGTCACGGTCATGGTGCGCTCGGTGTATTTGATTATATCTGCGCTGCGCTGTTTGCCGCATTGATTATTTATGCGAAGTTTGCGCATAAGGGCTGTGGCTGCGGACATTGCGGCTGTGGTTGTGGCGATCATGATTGCTGCTGCGATGGCCCTTCGGCAGGCTCAGGGACCTGTGATTGCTGCGAAGGAGAAGATCATTGCGAATGCGAAGAACATCATCACCATGAACATGGCAAGGATGGTGAGCTTGCCGAACCACCTTGCAAATGCGGTCATCATGAGCATCACCATCATGACGAACATGTTGTCGAAACTTATCGCGTGAACGGCATGAACTGCAGTCACTGCAAGGCTTGCGTCGAGAAGGCGGTAAGGGCGCTAGACGGCGTGATTTCGGCTGAAGCTGATGTCTCGAAAAAGGAACTCCGTGTGGTGTGGCATGATGAAGACGATATAAACGAAACCGCCCTCAAGAAGGCGGTTGATGAAGCCGGATTTGAGTTCGGCGGGGAAGTATAA
- a CDS encoding helix-turn-helix transcriptional regulator, giving the protein MDVLFELSEFFKFFGDTTRIRIIHLMLSGEISVNDIAEKLNLEQSVVSHQLRILRTANLVKPRRDGRKMFYSLDDDHIGLIFNTGLTHILHKKGK; this is encoded by the coding sequence ATGGATGTTCTTTTTGAGCTTTCGGAGTTCTTCAAGTTCTTTGGCGATACCACGCGTATCCGTATTATCCACTTGATGCTTTCTGGGGAAATTTCGGTGAATGACATTGCCGAAAAGTTGAACCTGGAGCAGTCGGTGGTGAGCCACCAGTTGCGTATTTTGCGTACGGCAAACTTGGTGAAGCCGCGTCGCGATGGTCGCAAAATGTTCTATTCGCTCGATGATGATCACATCGGCTTGATTTTCAATACGGGTCTCACGCATATTCTGCACAAGAAGGGTAAGTAA
- a CDS encoding bifunctional anthranilate synthase component II/anthranilate phosphoribosyltransferase, producing the protein MIVIIDNYDSFTYNVYQALAKITTEEIRVLRSRECTIADIEKLNPSRLIVSPGPGRPEDAGISVEAIKHFAGKLPILGVCLGHQAIGYAFGAKIVQAKFIKHGIAEEIDLDGKGLFRTIGKKNIFTRYHSLVIDESTLSSDFEVTARATDGDIMGIRHKKLPIEGVQFHPESIASGRADEFFKAFLNYRREPLDIRGILNTLTAGKDLSRETAEMFMEDLTDGIMDERQMAAILTALSSKGPVTEEIAGCAKVLSSKKRKFPYSGDELTDIVGTGGDGKGSFNVSSLSGLIAASCGAKVAKHGNRAVSSKSGAADFYTAAGFKLDMTPEKAASVIDKTNFVFLMAPVYHSAMRFAGPVRGALGVKTIMNLLGPLTNPAEAKYLMLGVYSKSILEPFTKAAKSLGAKRVMVAISDDGYDEISPCVPTTIAEILEDGEYREYRIDPKEFGVPAVDPEDLAGGTGVDNFNLALDVLNGKGRPGIKYACALNAGAALYISKKATSIKEGFDKAMKAMEDGSVLKKIEEVATATNS; encoded by the coding sequence ATGATCGTCATTATCGATAACTACGACTCTTTTACTTACAACGTTTATCAGGCGTTGGCCAAGATTACCACTGAAGAAATCCGCGTGCTCCGTAGCCGCGAATGCACCATTGCCGACATCGAAAAGCTGAATCCGAGCCGCCTCATCGTGAGTCCGGGCCCGGGCCGCCCCGAAGATGCCGGCATATCCGTGGAAGCCATCAAGCACTTTGCGGGAAAGCTCCCGATTTTGGGCGTTTGCCTCGGCCATCAGGCCATCGGTTACGCTTTCGGCGCAAAGATTGTGCAGGCCAAGTTCATCAAGCACGGCATCGCCGAAGAAATCGACCTCGACGGCAAGGGCCTCTTCCGCACCATCGGCAAGAAGAACATCTTCACGCGTTACCACAGCTTGGTCATCGACGAATCGACGCTCTCTTCTGACTTCGAAGTGACCGCCCGCGCGACCGACGGCGACATCATGGGCATTCGTCACAAGAAGCTCCCGATTGAAGGCGTGCAGTTCCACCCGGAATCTATCGCCAGCGGTCGCGCCGACGAATTCTTCAAGGCTTTCCTCAACTACCGCCGTGAACCGCTCGATATCCGCGGAATCCTGAACACGCTTACCGCAGGCAAGGACCTGAGCCGCGAAACTGCCGAAATGTTCATGGAAGACCTGACCGACGGTATCATGGACGAACGCCAGATGGCCGCTATCCTTACCGCCCTTTCCAGCAAGGGTCCCGTGACCGAAGAAATTGCAGGCTGCGCCAAGGTGCTCAGCAGCAAGAAGCGCAAGTTCCCGTACAGCGGTGACGAACTCACCGACATCGTGGGTACCGGTGGCGACGGCAAGGGTAGCTTCAACGTGAGCTCGCTCTCTGGCCTTATCGCTGCAAGCTGTGGCGCCAAGGTGGCCAAGCACGGTAACCGCGCTGTTTCCAGCAAGTCCGGTGCTGCAGACTTCTACACTGCAGCGGGCTTCAAGCTCGACATGACTCCGGAAAAGGCAGCCTCTGTCATCGACAAGACGAACTTCGTGTTCCTCATGGCTCCGGTCTATCACAGCGCCATGCGTTTTGCAGGCCCGGTTCGCGGTGCCCTCGGCGTCAAAACCATCATGAACCTGCTCGGCCCCCTCACGAACCCGGCCGAAGCCAAGTACCTGATGCTCGGCGTTTACAGCAAGTCGATTCTGGAACCGTTCACCAAGGCTGCAAAGTCCCTCGGTGCCAAGCGCGTGATGGTCGCCATCTCCGACGACGGCTACGACGAAATCTCTCCGTGCGTCCCGACGACCATTGCCGAAATCCTCGAAGACGGTGAATATCGCGAATACCGCATCGATCCGAAGGAATTCGGCGTCCCGGCTGTGGACCCCGAAGACCTCGCCGGCGGTACGGGTGTCGACAACTTCAACCTCGCTCTCGACGTGCTGAACGGCAAGGGCCGCCCGGGCATCAAGTACGCCTGCGCCCTGAACGCCGGTGCCGCCCTCTACATCAGCAAGAAGGCAACCAGCATCAAGGAAGGCTTCGACAAGGCCATGAAGGCCATGGAAGACGGTTCCGTCCTCAAGAAGATCGAAGAAGTCGCCACAGCGACGAATTCGTAA
- the ispD gene encoding 2-C-methyl-D-erythritol 4-phosphate cytidylyltransferase, protein MADANLKGRFAAVLPAGGLGKRMGGNIPKQLMLLGGKPVYQYCLETFLSMDEIAEVVMAVPADWKDHFEKDFSHEKLKIVVGGAERWQSVENGVNALTSKAEFVLVHDVARPFISKEIILDVCKTLVEKGNCLVAKPAVDTIKIAKDGCVQQTIDRNTVWMAQTPQAASIALLKKLYGRIAAEPLNFTPTDEASILEYFGESVYIVKGNSLNDKLTTPEDFEIFASRAK, encoded by the coding sequence ATGGCAGACGCAAACTTGAAAGGCAGATTTGCGGCAGTACTCCCCGCCGGGGGGCTTGGCAAACGCATGGGCGGAAACATTCCCAAGCAGTTGATGCTCTTGGGAGGTAAACCCGTTTACCAGTACTGCCTCGAGACTTTTCTTTCGATGGATGAAATCGCCGAAGTCGTGATGGCCGTACCCGCTGACTGGAAGGACCATTTCGAAAAGGATTTTTCACACGAAAAGCTGAAAATTGTCGTGGGCGGTGCAGAGCGTTGGCAGTCCGTCGAAAACGGTGTGAATGCGCTTACGAGCAAAGCCGAATTCGTGTTGGTGCACGACGTGGCGCGTCCGTTCATCAGCAAGGAAATCATCCTTGATGTCTGCAAGACACTTGTCGAAAAAGGCAATTGTCTTGTGGCAAAGCCTGCGGTCGACACCATCAAGATTGCAAAAGACGGTTGTGTGCAACAGACCATCGACCGCAATACCGTATGGATGGCACAGACCCCGCAGGCGGCCTCGATTGCGTTACTGAAAAAGCTCTACGGGCGTATTGCCGCAGAGCCTTTAAACTTTACGCCCACCGACGAAGCTAGCATACTTGAATACTTTGGCGAAAGCGTCTACATCGTCAAGGGAAACAGCCTAAACGACAAGCTTACGACTCCCGAAGACTTCGAGATTTTCGCAAGCCGCGCGAAATAG
- a CDS encoding sodium:alanine symporter family protein, with translation METLNSILDTIDGYVWGIPLIAVILFVGILLTSRLGVLQVTNLGNALRYMLHNEKHGEGEVSSFAALCTALAATVGTGNIVGVATAIGTGGPGALFWMEVAAFFGMATKYAEGLLAVKYRKVDTDGKVLGGPFYYIETGIKERFGLNFKWLAVLFAIFGVLAGLLGIGTITQVNGITSAVATIFPTGEFVNIGGNSVSISTAVAGLCCAGFTAMVIIGGLKRIAKVSLYIVPIMAIFYILFCLLILGFNFSKISGAIEMIIRAAFNPSAVTGGMVGTIFIAMQKGIARGIFSNEAGLGSAPIAAAAAKTKEPVRQGLVCMTGTFIDTIIICSMTGLAIVVTGAWTPELGLQGVNITMEAFTRGLENLPGGASVAPIILMTALVFFAFTTILGWAYYSERCLEYLVGRGKKGAILTFRWLYVAAVFIGPYLTVSAVWTSADIFNGLMAFPNLVALILLSGIVARETKNFLDRLHNGHVGD, from the coding sequence ATGGAAACCTTAAATTCCATCCTAGATACCATTGACGGCTACGTGTGGGGAATCCCGCTCATCGCGGTCATCCTGTTTGTCGGAATCCTGCTCACAAGCCGCCTTGGCGTACTTCAGGTGACAAACCTCGGTAACGCGCTGCGTTACATGCTCCACAACGAAAAGCACGGCGAAGGCGAAGTGTCTAGCTTTGCAGCCCTCTGCACAGCCCTTGCAGCGACAGTCGGCACGGGTAACATTGTGGGTGTTGCGACCGCTATCGGAACCGGTGGCCCGGGCGCACTCTTCTGGATGGAAGTCGCCGCCTTCTTTGGCATGGCAACCAAATACGCCGAAGGCCTTTTGGCGGTCAAGTACCGCAAGGTCGACACCGATGGCAAGGTACTGGGCGGTCCGTTCTACTACATCGAAACCGGCATCAAGGAACGTTTCGGCCTCAACTTTAAGTGGCTCGCCGTTCTGTTCGCCATCTTCGGCGTACTCGCAGGCCTTCTCGGTATCGGTACCATTACGCAGGTCAACGGCATCACGTCGGCAGTGGCAACCATTTTCCCCACGGGCGAATTCGTCAACATCGGTGGGAACTCCGTTTCCATTTCCACCGCAGTTGCAGGCCTTTGCTGCGCCGGATTCACCGCCATGGTGATTATCGGCGGACTCAAGCGCATCGCCAAAGTTTCGCTCTACATTGTGCCGATCATGGCAATCTTCTACATTCTGTTCTGCCTGCTGATTCTCGGATTCAACTTCTCCAAGATTTCGGGCGCTATCGAAATGATTATCCGCGCAGCCTTCAACCCAAGCGCCGTAACCGGCGGTATGGTCGGTACAATTTTCATTGCCATGCAAAAGGGTATTGCCCGCGGTATTTTCAGTAACGAAGCAGGCCTCGGTTCTGCCCCGATTGCAGCCGCAGCCGCTAAGACCAAGGAACCTGTTCGCCAGGGTCTCGTTTGCATGACCGGTACCTTTATCGACACCATCATCATTTGCTCTATGACTGGCCTTGCCATTGTAGTGACAGGCGCTTGGACTCCGGAACTCGGTCTCCAAGGCGTGAACATCACCATGGAAGCCTTTACTCGCGGCCTCGAAAACTTGCCCGGTGGTGCAAGCGTTGCCCCCATTATCCTTATGACGGCACTCGTATTCTTTGCCTTCACAACGATTCTTGGCTGGGCTTACTATTCTGAACGCTGCCTGGAATACCTCGTGGGTCGCGGTAAGAAGGGCGCCATTCTCACCTTCCGCTGGCTGTATGTTGCCGCCGTGTTCATTGGCCCGTACCTCACGGTGAGTGCCGTGTGGACTAGCGCCGACATCTTTAACGGCCTGATGGCATTCCCGAACCTGGTCGCCTTGATTCTGCTTTCCGGCATTGTCGCCCGCGAAACCAAGAATTTCTTGGACCGTCTCCACAACGGACATGTGGGCGATTAA